One genomic region from Vanacampus margaritifer isolate UIUO_Vmar chromosome 2, RoL_Vmar_1.0, whole genome shotgun sequence encodes:
- the LOC144043472 gene encoding transmembrane protein 100, whose translation MGCTTGPLVCQPQEGQSLETGGAKVPEVLSSLERLSQATGGMEKSWYRCIFPFGIISLVIGVAGTGVTYAYNDLPQTKVVSLVLLVSGLLLLLTATVCWTVHKKKRRKKKEGGSFASEQCPL comes from the coding sequence ATGGGCTGCACCACAGGACCCCTTGTGTGCCAACCGCAAGAGGGCCAGTCCTTGGAAACCGGAGGCGCTAAAGTCCCTGAGGTGCTCTCCTCCTTGGAACGTCTGTCCCAGGCCACAGGTGGCATGGAGAAGTCTTGGTACCGCTGCATCTTCCCTTTCGGAATCATCTCGTTGGTGATCGGCGTGGCTGGGACGGGAGTTACTTACGCCTACAACGACCTGCCCCAGACCAAGGTGGTGTCACTGGTGCTGCTGGTTTCGGGGCTGTTGCTCCTGCTGACGGCTACCGTCTGCTGGACCGTCcacaagaagaagaggaggaaaaagaaagaaggaggCTCGTTCGCTTCGGAGCAGTGTCCGCTGTGA